The Thermoanaerobacterium thermosaccharolyticum DSM 571 region ATGGTAAACTTTTTACGATATTAATTCAGCAATTTAAAAGGAGGCCATCTTATGGGAAAACTATATTTGGCATATGGAAGCAATATGAACTTTATGCAAATGTTGAGAAGGTGCCCTAAAGCAAAATTAATTGGTCCTGCAATCCTTAAAAACTGGAAACTTATATTTAGGGGTAAAGATAAAAATGCCTTTGCTACTATTGAGCCATCAGATAATAGTGAAGTTCCGGCTATTTTATGGGAAATAGAAAAGACAGACGAAGATGCTTTAGACAAATATGAAGATTATCCGATTCTTTATCATAAAGAAATTGTAGAAGCTATATGTGAAAATAAGCCAATAAAAGCAATGGTTTATATAATGAACCCTGGAAATGATATAGGAAGACCTAGTAAGAGATATTACAATATTATAAAACAAGGTTATATAGACGCAGGGTTTGATATTGAGCTGCTTAGATCTTAAAAAATTAACATAAACGTAACATGTACTTAATATCAACATAACATTTCTCTTGTAATATCCTGACTTTTGCAGCAAAGAAGGATAAAAAAAGTCCTTAACACCTTTAAAATAAAGGGTTTTGTACTTTTTGATTTTGCCCAAAAGTTGTAGTGAAAATTAACTTTTTTCGTTTCTCCCAAAATTTTTTTAATCTCTCCAAGTGTCATAAACTTTTTACTAAAATCTATCTTTAACTCTTTGCCTATGCCTTTAAGTACATCATTGTAAAAATCAAAAACATAATAGTTTTCTTTAATTTGACTGCATGATGCCTTGTTTAGGCATTCAAGTATTTCTGTTACCAAATATTTGCCTTTCAATCTATATTCTAATATCCTTACAATTACAAGAGCTATAAAGCATATCAAAAAGTGAGCGCCTATATGCTCCTTCAATGACAAATAAACAGATTTACTTTCAAAATCACTTTTCGTTACTTTCAAAGACTTCTATATCTTCCAAAGCCCACAATACATGCCAATTATTTTTTCAGGTGTATCTTTGTGCTCACTGGTAACTATGGCATAATAACCATCAAATTTCTCTTCTTCACGTAATTTTTCTTCATCAAAAATCAAATGCTGACGCACACTCTCAGATATTTTCCATGTATCAGCATTAAAAACAAGATTCTTTACATATTTAGCCGCACCATGTGATATAGATTTATTGTACTTCCCAGGATTTTTAATCATATCCATTGCTTTAGCTATTGAAGCAGTACGATCCATCCTGGCCTTTGATGCATATTCAGGGCTATAGAAAATAATTTGTCTCTCATCTACCAGCTTTGCTTAGAGTTGCATAGCAAAAATTCTTACGAGCATTGTAATTTAAATCCATAGATTCATCTAAAGCAAATTGGAGATTAACAGAAAGTTTTTCTCATTTTTTTTCATTCAACATTTATGTTAGAGACACTTTTATTATAATGTCTAATTTGACTATTCGATAGGATAGTATTATAATTATATAATGAATGTCATAAATTTAACAAATAGGAGGTTATAAAGATGTGGGAAACAAAAATAAACCCTAGTAAAGTTTTTGAGCTACGCTGTAAAAATACGACTTATTTTGGAATAGGTAGCATACAAAAAATAAAAGATATTTTAGAGGTTCTCAAAAATAAAGGTATTGATAATGTTATTTTTATAACAGGAAAGGGTTCTTATAAAGCCAGCGGTGCTTGGGATGTTGTGAAACCTATACTGGATGAGCTTGATTTAAAATATTCACTTTATGATAGGGTTGGTCCTAATCCTACTGTTGACATGATTGATGAGGCAACAAAAATTGGACGCGAATCTGGAGCAAAAGCAGTTGTAGGAATTGGTGGTGGCAGCCCTATAGATACTGCTAAAAGTGTAGCTGTACTTTTAAAGTATACTGATAAAAATGCAAGAGAACTTTATGAGCAGAAATTTATACCTGAAGAGGCTGTTCCTATCATAGCTATAAATCTTACTCACGGCACTGGCACGGAAGTAGACAGATTTGCAGTAGCCACAATACCAGAAAAAAATTATAAACCGGCTATTGCTTATGATTGTCTGTATCCTATGTATGCAATAGATGATCCTGCACTTATGACTAAACTTGATAAAAGGCAGACAATAGCAGTAACTGTAGATGCATTAAACCATATTACTGAAGCTGCTACAACACTTGCTGCATCCCCGTATAGCATTCTTACTGCAAAAGAGACAGTAAGATTGATAGTTCGCTATCTTCCTGCTGCTGTAAATGATCCTTTAAATCTTGTAGCAAGGTATTATTTGCTGTATGCCTCTGCTTTGGCTGGTATTTCTTTTGACAATGGTCTTTTGCACCTTACTCATGCTTTGGAGCATCCTTTGAGTGCTGTAAAACCTGAGATAGCTCATGGTCTTGGACTTGGAGCAATATTACCTGCAGTGATAAAAGCAATTTATCCTGCTACAGCAGAAATTTTGGCTGATGTATATAGCCCTGTGGTGCCTGGCTTGAAGGGTTTGCCTTCTGAAGCAGAATATGTATCTCAAAAAGTTGAAGAATGGCTCTTTAACGTTGGATGTACTCAAAAGCTAACAGATTTTGGATTTACAAAAGAAGATATTCCGACTTTAGTTAATCTTGCAAAAACAACACCTTCTCTAGATGGACTGCTATCTATAGCACCGATAGAGGCTACAGAGTCAGTTATTGAAAAGATTTATGTGGAATCTCTTTAAAAATTAAAAAGTGAGTTTGAATATTACTGATATTTAATTTAGAGAATAGACTAACTATTGCTTTTGTCGATAAAGTTTAAAAAATATACAAAGTATTTGACAATAAATATATAAATATATAATATATCATTAAATAAAAGAATTATGTCTGGTGTACAACCAGACATAATTTTGTTACACTATATTATGGAGGTGTTAAAAACACAATGAATGAGATTTTAGAGAAGAAACAATTAAATCCGACTGTAAAACTGATGGTTATAAATTCTCCTTTAATGGCAAAAAAGGCCAAACCAGGTCAATTTGTCATAGTGAGAGTCGATGAAAAAGGTGAACGTATCCCTTTGACTATTGCTGATTACGATAATGAAAAGGGTACTGTCACAATTATATTTCAGGAAGTTGGTATGAGTACAAAGAAGTTAGGTAGATTAGATGTTGGAGATAAATTGCATGATTTTGTAGGGCCATTGGGAACACCTGTAGAATTTTCAAAAGATACAAAAAGAGTATTAGCCATTGGCGGTGGAGTAGGAGTTGCACCACTTTACCCTAAAGTAAAAATGCTTAATAAAAATGGCGTATCAATAGATAGCATAATCGGAGGAAGAAGTGCGGAGTACGTCATACTTGAAGATGAAATGAGAGCTGTAAGTGATAATCTCTATATAACAACAGATGACGGAAGCAAAGGACGCAAAGGCTTTGTTACTGATGTGCTAAAAGAATTAATAGAAAAGGGCAACAAATACGACGAAGTAATAGCGATAGGACCATTGATAATGATGAAGATGGTATGTAGAATTACGAAAGAATACAACATACCTACAATGGTCAGTATGAATCCTATCATGATAGATGGAACAGGAATGTGTGGAGGATGTAGAGTCACAGTTGATGGCGAAACAAAATTTGCCTGCGTAGATGGACCTGCTTTTGACGGGTTTAAAGTAGACTTTGATGAGGCGATGAGGCGTCAGAACATGTACAAAGACATGGAGAAAAAAGCGTTAGAAAAATATGAGCATGAATGCAAGTTAGGGGGCATCTTAAATGGCTAATATGTCACTAAAAAAAGTACAAATGCCTGAACAGGATCCAAATGTACGAAACAAAAATTTCAAAGAAGTTGCACTGGGGTATGAAGAAAATATGGCTGTTGAAGAAGCAGAAAGGTGCATTCAATGCAAAAATCAGCCATGTGTCAGCGGCTGTCCTGTGCATGTTCAGATACCAGATTTCATAAAGCAGATAGCAAACAGAAACTTTGAAGGAGCATATCAAAAGATAAAAGAGACAAACAATTTACCTGCCATATGTGGAAGAGTATGTCCGCAGGAAAGCCAGTGCGAATCAGTATGTACAAGAGGCAAAAAAGGAGAACCTGTAGCCATAGGAAGGCTTGAAAGATTTGCAGCAGATTGGCATATGAGGAACAAAGAAGACAAAGTAGAAGCACTTAAAAAAAATGGCAGGAAAGTTGCAGTAATAGGCTCAGGACCTGCAGGACTATCATGTGCTGGCGATCTAGCTAAGATGGGATATGACACAACAATCTTTGAGGCATTTCATACACCCGGTGGAGTTTTAATGTACGGCATCCCTGAATTTAGACTTCCTAAGGAGATAGTTCAGAAAGAAATAGACTCATTAAAAAAATTAGGAGTAAAAATAGAGACAAACATGGTTATAGGCAAAATACTGACAATTGATGATCTATTTGAGATGGGATATGAAGCAGTGTTCATAGGAACAGGTGCAGGACTACCTAAATTCATGGGTATACCGGGAGAAAATCTAAATGGCGTATACTCAGCAAATGAATTTTTGACGAGGATAAATCTCATGAAAGCTTATGACTTTCCTAATCACCCTACACCTGTCAAAGTAGGCAAGAAGGTTGCCGTAGTTGGCGGTGGAAATGTAGCAATGGATGCTGCAAGATCTGCAAAGCGTATGGGAGCAGACGAAGTGTATATTGTATATAGAAGATCGGAAGAAGAAATGCCGGCAAGGCTTGAGGAAATACACCATGCAAAAGAAGAAGGAATCATATTTAAGCTATTAACAAATCCTGTGAGAGTAATTGGAGACGAAAGTGGCAATGTAAAAGGAATCGAATGTGTGAACATGGTTTTAGGTGAGCCTGACCAATCAGGAAGGAGAAGACCTATAGAAGAAAAAGGTTCAGAGCACGTAATAGAAGTAGACACGGTAATCATAGCTATAGGTCAAAGTCCAAATCCGCTTATAACATCCACGACTGAGGGACTCGAGAAACAAAAATGGGGTGGAATAATAGTCAATGAAGATACGCTTGAAACAAGCCGCAAAGGTGTATTTGCAGGTGGTGACGCTGTGACAGGAGCAGCAACGGTTATACTTGCAATGGGTGCTGGTAAAAAAGCAGCAGCATCGATACACAAGTTTTTAAGTGAAAAATGATTGACTGAACAGCTTTGTAAAAAATGTTGTTTTGAAATTTACATCATATTAAAAAAGCAGGATAAAATATTCCTGCTTTTTTAATATATACGATTTACGATACAATGATTAAACTTCCGTGCAGTAGGAAAAATATTTTAGCTATTAGATAATTCCATTTTAGTCTAAATTCAAATAACTGAACTTGAAATACATATTAATAGTTAAATATGAGATCTGACTTGAGTATAACAACTAAAATAAAATAATCGTCCTTCCTGACAGAGTTGAAGTTCACTTCAACCTCTCGGTAGACGATAAAGTTTGCATATAGATGGTAGCCTTAAGGGGAGTCGAACCCCTGTCTTCGCCGTGAGAGGGCGATGTCCTAGGCCACTAGACGATAAGGCCACATATTGGCTGCCGAACTAGGATTCGAACCTAGACTAGATGATCCAGAGTCACCGGTGCTACCGTTACACCATTCGGCATCAACTGACAGAAGTTATTATAGCACGGCTTTTTATTTTTGACAAGAGGTTTTTTTAATTTTTTTGTTCGTCTGCTTATGTCTATTTGACAAAAAAAGCTTATTTTCATTTGAGAGATTAATAAGATCTCAACCAGAGACAAAATTTGAAATGGTTTTGTTGTAGATAGATTTCTCAAATGTTGTTCGTTCATTATCAAGCCCTGTGGATAGATTATATTCAAACTTTGTATTTGGATATAACTGTGGCTTTAACGTATATTGGGTTTAGTACCATCCACATCAACCTTTAGCAGATTTTTAAACCAAATATCTAGGGAAGACTTCACCCAATCTGCTATATGGGATATGAACTTGTATATTGGGGTAAAATGATGATTATTTAAAATTCAGTTGTCCGTATTTGGATTTCTTCTTGCGTATAGGGTAGGATGGGATATAAGTTTAGGTGCAATAGTTTCAGACGTATCTGTTACACTATTATTAATTCCTATAGGTGTCATATTTTTTAAGAAAATATTCCAATAGCAAATTTGATCGGTATATTGTTTTGCATTATTGGATTAATATTAATTAACCTGAATTATTAAATGAAAAATTTGAGAGAAATTATTTTTCAAAATTTATCGAAAAGTACTTGCTATTTACATTATGAAATTGAGGTAATGTTTCCGCAAAACACTTTGAAATATTACATCTATTATTGCTGTTCCTGCAAGTCCACTTCCACCTAGTATCAAAATATTGTGCATAATAATTATAGTGTTTACATATAGTCATAAATGCTATATAATATGCATTGAAGTATATACTGTATACATAAAAAGGGGGGAAACAATAATGGCACATATTATAACAGATGAATGCATTAGCTGTGGTGCCTGTGCTGCAGAATGCCCTGTAGAAGCTATTCACGAAGGTACTGGCAAATATGAGGTAGATGCTGATACATGCATTGATTGTGGCGCATGTGAGGCTGTATGCCCAACAGGAGCTGTAAAAGCTGAATAAAATAAACAAAAAGTCCCTAAAGGGACTTTTTGTTTAAATTGACTTTAAATTGACTTTAAAATTTTAAAGTGGTATAATCTACAATAACATATTTAGAGAAATTAGGAGGAGTCAATATGCCTGTAGTATATCTTAATGGCGAGTTTGTAGATAGGGAAAAAGCAGCCATTTCTGTTTTTGACCATGGCTTCCTTTATGGTGATGGTGTTTTTGAAGGAATCAGAACATATGATGGTGTTATTTTTAAACTTGATGATCACTTAAAGAGGCTTTACAATATGGCAAAAGCGCTTCTTCTGGATATCCCTTTAAGCAAAGAGGAAATGGCTGAGAAAATTTGTGAGACAGTAAGGCGCAACAATTTAAAGGATGCATACATAAGGCTTGTTGTATCAAGAGGAAAAGGCGATTTAGGTCTGGATCCTTATAAATGTTCTAAGCCGACAGTCGTAATAATTGCGGATGAAATTTCTTTATATCCAGAAGAGATGTATCAAAATGGACTAAAAATAATTACATCCACATATAGACGAAATTCAATTCAGACTTTAGATCCGCAAATAAAGTCTTTGAATTATTTAAATAATATTCTAGCAAAAATCGAAGCAGTTAAAGCAGGTTACCCTGAGGCGCTTTTATTGAATTTAGAGGGTTATGTTGTGGAATGTACAGGAGACAATGTATTTATAGTATCGGATGGCGTTTTGTATACGCCGCCATCTGCTGCGGGAGCGCTTGGAGGCATAACAAGGGCCACTGTAATTGACATAGCAAAAAAATTAGGAATACCATTTGAAGAAAAGTATTTTACGCTCTTTAATGTATATACAGCGGATGAATGCTTCTTAACTGGTACTGCTGCAGAAGCTATTCCTGTAACTGAAGTTGACAATAGAGTAATTGGAAATGGGAAGCCTGGAGAAATTACGAAAAAAATCATTGAAGAATTCAAGAAAGTAAGAACTTTGTACGGAACAAAAGTATATTAAAGAAAACGCATGGTTTGACCATGCGTTTTAAGTTGTTAGGAGGTTAAACGATGGAGAGAATGTACTATTATGACAGCTATAAAAGGTCTTTTACTGCTAATGTTATTGATGCAAGTTTTGTAAATGGATATTATGAAATAATTCTTGATGAAACATACTTTTATCCTGAAAGCGGTGGACAACCTGCAGATACTGGAACTATAGATGGAATAAAAGTTGATAATGTCGTTTTAAAAAATAATAAAGTCATTCATATGTTAAAAGAAATTCCTAAAAATAAAAGTGTATTTTGTGAAATAGATTGGGAAAAAAGATTTGACAATATGCAGCAACATAGCGGCCAACATCTTTTATCAGCAGTATTTTATAAATTATATAATGCAGAAACGGAAAGTTTTAGCATAGGAGATGATTGTTCGCATATAACATTGACGAACAACAATCTTAGTGAAAGTGAACTTGCAGTAGCTGAAGAGGAAGCAAATAAGATAATATATTCAAATTTGCCAATTTCGACATATTTTGTAGACAATGAAGAGTTAATTAAATTGCCTTTAAGAAAGAAACCAAAGGTTAATGAAAACATTAGGATTGTAGAGATTAAAGATATAGACTATTCACCTTGTGGAGGTACACATGTAAAAAGTTTAGGTGAAATAGGATTAATAAAAATTAGAAATTATGAGAAATCAAAAAAAGGTATCAGAATAGAATTTTTATGCGGTCTCAGAGCCATTAAAGATTATAATGTCAAGAATAATTGTATTAATATGTTAATATCATTATTATCTGTAAAAGAAGATGAAATTTTAGATAAAGTGAATAAATTATTTTTGGAAAATAAGGAATTAAAAAAGGAATTAAACAAGATGAAAGAAAATATACTTTTATATGAGGCAGAAAAATTAATTAGTGAATCAATTGATTTAAAAAAATACAAATTGGTGACAAAGACTTTTAATGACAGAGATTTAAAAGAATTAAGGACTTTATCTCAAATTGTCACAAAAGAAAAAGGGATTGTTTGTATTGTATGTAGTATTTCAAAAAACGCTAATATAGTTATATCGAGATCTGAAGATGTTAATATAAATATAAATTCGTTTTTTAATTCAGTATTAGATATAATAGATGGAAATGGTGGCGGAAATCAAAAAATGTGTCAAGGATGTGGAAAAGTAGAAAATATAGATAGAGCATTAGAGAAAGCTATTGATATCATATCAAATTACTGAAAAAATTTTAACTATTATGCAGGAAAATAATAACATTTATAGAATATATAACAATAATTAGAATATTCTATAGGAGTTGAATTAAAATGGAAAAAAGAGAAATATCATCAGTGGAATTTTTGATAGAAAAAATAAAGCAAAAAATTTCAAATGACGACATATTGGGAAACATCTTAAATGGAGAAATATTGACAATTAGAGAAGGATGTGAAGATTGGGAGATTGAATACGGGAGAAATATAGTAGATATATATAAAAAATTGTCAAAATTAGTGGAAAAAATTAGATAAAATTTCTGCTTTATCCTATTGAATTTTTTGGTTCCTAATGATAAAATTGTATATGCGATTTTTAGAAAAGGGGAACTAATGATGTACAATAAAATATCTATATTAGAAGAACAGATAAGCAATTTACGAGATGAACTTGATGACTTAATAAAGCAGGAAGAAGTAAAATATGATATAGTGCTTGATTTGAGTCGAAAACTGGATGATTTAATCGTATTATATGTGACGACTAAAGCAAAAAAATATTTATCAAATGGTGATATTGTGCAATAAATATGTTATAATTATATCTAAAGGGGAGTAACTCTTCGTTAATCAGTCGTCAATACGGTGAAAACACCCGGCTGGTTAAGCAAATTTGCGAGTGAGACCTTTATTTTGTGGAATAATACAAAATAAAGGTCTTTATTTATATTATACAAAAATTAGGAGGAATACGATGAAGGAAAATTGGATTCTTGATATTGATGAAATTTCAAGCAATTTAAAGACAGATGTAAATAACGGACTTTCGACAGAAGAAGCTAAAAAGAGACTAGAAAAATACGGCCCAAACAATTTAAGTGAAAAAAAGAAAAGAACCGTCCTTTCAATGTTATTGGATCAATTTAAAGATTATATGGTAATTATTTTAATAATTGCTTCTATAGTTTCGCTTTTTCTAGGTGAGATTACGGATGCAGTAATAATTTTGTTTATCATTTTGTTGAATGCCTTCTTAGGAATGATACAAGAAAATAATGCCGAAAAATCTCTTGAATCTCTCAAAAAATTGTCTGCACCGGTATCTCGAGTATTAAGAGATGGGAAAGTTATAGAGATAGAATCACAGTATCTCGTTCCTGGTGATGTGGTGTTTTTAGAAGCTGGAAATTTTGTACCGGCAGATGGCAGAATTATAGAATCTGCAAATTTGAAAATTGATGAATCTGCTCTCACTGGTGAATCAATTGCATCAGAAAAAATAGCAGGTAAATTATCGGATAAAAATTTGAATATCGGTGATAGAATTAATATGGTTTATATGGGGACAATTGTAACCTATGGTAGAGGATTATTTGTAGTGACAGAGACTGGTATGGATACTGAGATGGGTAAAATTGCAAAAATGTTGGACAATGAAGATAAAGTAAGGACACCACTTCAGATTAAATTAGAGCAGTTAGGAAAATATCTTGGTACAGGAGCTCTTATTATATGTGCGATTATATTTATAATCGGAGTAATGGAAAAAAGGCCTGTATTTGATATGTTTATGACATCAGTAAGTCTTGCTGTTGCTGCTATTCCTGAAGGATTACCTGCCATAGTGACAATTACTTTAGCTTTAGGCGTTCAAAAGATGATTAAGAGAAACGCTATAATAAGAAAACTTC contains the following coding sequences:
- a CDS encoding iron-containing alcohol dehydrogenase, translating into MWETKINPSKVFELRCKNTTYFGIGSIQKIKDILEVLKNKGIDNVIFITGKGSYKASGAWDVVKPILDELDLKYSLYDRVGPNPTVDMIDEATKIGRESGAKAVVGIGGGSPIDTAKSVAVLLKYTDKNARELYEQKFIPEEAVPIIAINLTHGTGTEVDRFAVATIPEKNYKPAIAYDCLYPMYAIDDPALMTKLDKRQTIAVTVDALNHITEAATTLAASPYSILTAKETVRLIVRYLPAAVNDPLNLVARYYLLYASALAGISFDNGLLHLTHALEHPLSAVKPEIAHGLGLGAILPAVIKAIYPATAEILADVYSPVVPGLKGLPSEAEYVSQKVEEWLFNVGCTQKLTDFGFTKEDIPTLVNLAKTTPSLDGLLSIAPIEATESVIEKIYVESL
- the ilvE gene encoding branched-chain-amino-acid transaminase codes for the protein MPVVYLNGEFVDREKAAISVFDHGFLYGDGVFEGIRTYDGVIFKLDDHLKRLYNMAKALLLDIPLSKEEMAEKICETVRRNNLKDAYIRLVVSRGKGDLGLDPYKCSKPTVVIIADEISLYPEEMYQNGLKIITSTYRRNSIQTLDPQIKSLNYLNNILAKIEAVKAGYPEALLLNLEGYVVECTGDNVFIVSDGVLYTPPSAAGALGGITRATVIDIAKKLGIPFEEKYFTLFNVYTADECFLTGTAAEAIPVTEVDNRVIGNGKPGEITKKIIEEFKKVRTLYGTKVY
- the gltA gene encoding NADPH-dependent glutamate synthase; the protein is MANMSLKKVQMPEQDPNVRNKNFKEVALGYEENMAVEEAERCIQCKNQPCVSGCPVHVQIPDFIKQIANRNFEGAYQKIKETNNLPAICGRVCPQESQCESVCTRGKKGEPVAIGRLERFAADWHMRNKEDKVEALKKNGRKVAVIGSGPAGLSCAGDLAKMGYDTTIFEAFHTPGGVLMYGIPEFRLPKEIVQKEIDSLKKLGVKIETNMVIGKILTIDDLFEMGYEAVFIGTGAGLPKFMGIPGENLNGVYSANEFLTRINLMKAYDFPNHPTPVKVGKKVAVVGGGNVAMDAARSAKRMGADEVYIVYRRSEEEMPARLEEIHHAKEEGIIFKLLTNPVRVIGDESGNVKGIECVNMVLGEPDQSGRRRPIEEKGSEHVIEVDTVIIAIGQSPNPLITSTTEGLEKQKWGGIIVNEDTLETSRKGVFAGGDAVTGAATVILAMGAGKKAAASIHKFLSEK
- a CDS encoding DUF362 domain-containing protein, producing the protein MAHIITDECISCGACAAECPVEAIHEGTGKYEVDADTCIDCGACEAVCPTGAVKAE
- a CDS encoding sulfide/dihydroorotate dehydrogenase-like FAD/NAD-binding protein, translated to MNEILEKKQLNPTVKLMVINSPLMAKKAKPGQFVIVRVDEKGERIPLTIADYDNEKGTVTIIFQEVGMSTKKLGRLDVGDKLHDFVGPLGTPVEFSKDTKRVLAIGGGVGVAPLYPKVKMLNKNGVSIDSIIGGRSAEYVILEDEMRAVSDNLYITTDDGSKGRKGFVTDVLKELIEKGNKYDEVIAIGPLIMMKMVCRITKEYNIPTMVSMNPIMIDGTGMCGGCRVTVDGETKFACVDGPAFDGFKVDFDEAMRRQNMYKDMEKKALEKYEHECKLGGILNG
- a CDS encoding gamma-glutamylcyclotransferase family protein, yielding MGKLYLAYGSNMNFMQMLRRCPKAKLIGPAILKNWKLIFRGKDKNAFATIEPSDNSEVPAILWEIEKTDEDALDKYEDYPILYHKEIVEAICENKPIKAMVYIMNPGNDIGRPSKRYYNIIKQGYIDAGFDIELLRS
- a CDS encoding alanyl-tRNA editing protein; protein product: MERMYYYDSYKRSFTANVIDASFVNGYYEIILDETYFYPESGGQPADTGTIDGIKVDNVVLKNNKVIHMLKEIPKNKSVFCEIDWEKRFDNMQQHSGQHLLSAVFYKLYNAETESFSIGDDCSHITLTNNNLSESELAVAEEEANKIIYSNLPISTYFVDNEELIKLPLRKKPKVNENIRIVEIKDIDYSPCGGTHVKSLGEIGLIKIRNYEKSKKGIRIEFLCGLRAIKDYNVKNNCINMLISLLSVKEDEILDKVNKLFLENKELKKELNKMKENILLYEAEKLISESIDLKKYKLVTKTFNDRDLKELRTLSQIVTKEKGIVCIVCSISKNANIVISRSEDVNININSFFNSVLDIIDGNGGGNQKMCQGCGKVENIDRALEKAIDIISNY
- a CDS encoding aspartyl-phosphate phosphatase Spo0E family protein, encoding MYNKISILEEQISNLRDELDDLIKQEEVKYDIVLDLSRKLDDLIVLYVTTKAKKYLSNGDIVQ